The following proteins are co-located in the Triticum aestivum cultivar Chinese Spring chromosome 1A, IWGSC CS RefSeq v2.1, whole genome shotgun sequence genome:
- the LOC123103333 gene encoding pectinesterase inhibitor 8-like: MRFASDFHTGKDFGADLPRVQMIKAPTSSPLAAAAAVLVVVSAWGADATIETTCRDAGAGDRRVDVAFCVRQFLAYEGAAEADTWGLAKTAVLIGINLADDAIFDLTHGKILPEPKDKKAEAAMDACVKAYDKVGLAFAEASDELRARRYPAAKEEMASVAPLLQRCDGGLVKVGLPSPLPRYSADCLQTTIIGIAITNLVK; the protein is encoded by the coding sequence ATGCGCTTCGCTTCCGATTTTCACACTGGTAAGGATTTCGGAGCAGATCTTCCAAGAGTACAGATGATCAAGGCGCCCACCTCCTCGCCcttggccgcggccgccgccgtGCTCGTCGTCGTGTCGGCGTGGGGCGCGGACGCGACGATCGAGACCACGTGCAGGGACGCAGGGGCGGGCGACCGGCGCGTGGACGTCGCGTTCTGCGTGCGCCAGTTCTTGGCGTACgagggcgcggcggaggcggatACGTGGGGCCTGGCAAAGACGGCCGTGCTCATCGGCATCAACCTCGCCGACGACGCCATCTTCGACCTCACCCACGGGAAGATCCTCCCAGAGCCCAAGGACAAGaaggccgaggcggccatggacGCGTGCGTGAAGGCGTACGACAAGGTGGGCCTGGCCTTCGCGGAGGCTTCCGACGAGCTCAGGGCGCGCCGGTACCCGGCGGCCAAGGAGGAGATGGCGAGCGTCGCGCCGCTCCTGCAGCGGTGCGACGGCGGGCTCGTCAAGGTCGGGCTCCCGTCGCCGCTGCCCAGGTACAGCGCCGACTGCCTGCAGACGACCATCATTGGCATCGCCATAACCAACCTCGTCAAGTGA